The following are encoded in a window of Acidicapsa ligni genomic DNA:
- a CDS encoding copper amine oxidase, translating into MVFRRCLFAFALLMLIFTPCFALQPTVNHPLDALTPEEYWKAYNVLRDAGKLEEKTVFSSILLREPPKSEVLAWTPGMPIVRKVDAVLLTEGKSYAAVIDISAGKLDSYVQLKKEQAPVTESEMHGYDDVLKKDPRILEALKKRDITDLRLVTCYVTPAGHVALPEQTEGRRIGWGGCTYSSGAKYSWDREIPGIFFVVDMNEKKITRFSDYGAVPMPATTSIYDADGGPAREGTKPLLTSQPDGPSFSIKDGEISWQNWHFRFRLDPRVGPVINLVSYEDGGKRRSVLYEGGLSEMYVPYQDPEETWSSHVFLDAGEYFINTGSGGIIKPLQAGIDCPTYATFFSGTFFHENGAPYIRPQLACMFERVTGDPAWRHWDEETYAVSGRPMRELVFRTVATVGNYDYLFDWRFEQDASITVGIGATGILEVKAVKDQRADGELSAGLAAKDTDGKEVQFGQLVAPGTDGVDHDHYFSYRLDLDVDGVNNSLMVDKLVPYKLPDSTPGRHWIWAMKPEMIKTEGDAKFNVSIEHPAMWRFANENVKNSLGQNTSFEIMPGETGISLLPPTEWPQKRAGFSEHNLWVTPYDPNERYVSGVYLMGSKGEDGLTEWVKKNRNIMNTDIVAWYTVGFHHVPRPEDWPQMPTMWHTFSLRPFQFLPKNPTMDLPLVP; encoded by the coding sequence GTGGTATTTCGTCGTTGTCTGTTTGCATTTGCTCTTCTGATGCTTATTTTTACGCCATGTTTCGCGTTGCAACCCACGGTGAATCATCCACTCGATGCATTGACGCCGGAGGAATATTGGAAAGCCTATAACGTTCTTCGAGATGCTGGAAAACTGGAAGAGAAGACGGTCTTTTCAAGCATTCTGCTGCGCGAACCACCAAAATCCGAGGTGCTCGCGTGGACACCGGGAATGCCGATCGTGCGCAAAGTGGATGCAGTGCTTTTGACGGAAGGTAAGTCATACGCGGCTGTCATCGACATCAGCGCGGGTAAGCTGGATTCCTATGTCCAGCTTAAGAAGGAGCAGGCCCCGGTTACAGAGTCCGAAATGCATGGCTACGACGACGTGCTCAAGAAAGATCCGCGTATTCTGGAGGCCCTGAAGAAGCGCGATATCACCGATCTTCGCCTGGTGACCTGCTATGTCACACCAGCGGGTCATGTCGCTCTCCCAGAGCAGACTGAGGGCCGTCGCATCGGTTGGGGTGGCTGCACCTATTCCTCTGGAGCGAAATATAGCTGGGACAGGGAGATTCCCGGCATCTTCTTTGTCGTCGATATGAACGAGAAGAAAATCACGCGCTTTTCCGATTACGGCGCTGTTCCTATGCCCGCAACGACGAGCATCTATGACGCGGATGGTGGTCCCGCGCGCGAGGGAACCAAGCCTCTCCTGACCTCACAGCCTGACGGTCCCAGCTTCTCCATCAAGGATGGAGAGATTAGCTGGCAGAACTGGCACTTCCGCTTCCGCCTGGATCCCCGTGTCGGCCCTGTGATCAATCTTGTGAGCTATGAGGACGGGGGCAAGCGAAGGTCTGTTCTGTATGAGGGCGGACTTTCGGAGATGTACGTTCCCTACCAGGACCCGGAAGAGACATGGAGCTCGCATGTCTTCCTGGATGCTGGGGAATACTTCATCAACACTGGTTCCGGCGGTATCATCAAGCCGTTGCAGGCGGGTATTGATTGCCCGACTTACGCGACCTTCTTCAGCGGAACTTTCTTCCACGAGAATGGTGCGCCCTACATCCGTCCGCAGCTTGCATGCATGTTTGAGCGGGTAACTGGCGATCCGGCATGGCGTCACTGGGATGAAGAAACCTATGCAGTCTCAGGAAGGCCCATGCGCGAGCTTGTCTTCCGTACTGTGGCCACGGTTGGCAACTACGACTATCTCTTTGATTGGCGTTTCGAGCAGGACGCATCCATCACTGTTGGCATCGGTGCCACGGGCATCCTGGAAGTAAAAGCAGTCAAGGATCAGAGAGCAGATGGTGAACTCTCGGCAGGGCTGGCAGCAAAAGACACGGACGGCAAGGAGGTTCAGTTCGGGCAACTGGTAGCGCCAGGTACGGATGGCGTGGACCACGACCACTACTTCAGCTATCGGCTCGATCTGGATGTGGATGGCGTCAATAACAGTCTTATGGTCGATAAGCTGGTGCCGTATAAACTTCCTGACTCCACGCCGGGACGTCATTGGATCTGGGCCATGAAGCCGGAGATGATCAAGACCGAAGGGGATGCTAAGTTCAATGTCTCTATCGAGCATCCTGCGATGTGGCGCTTTGCCAATGAGAACGTGAAGAACTCACTAGGGCAGAACACCAGCTTCGAGATCATGCCAGGCGAGACGGGCATCAGCCTGTTGCCGCCTACCGAGTGGCCGCAGAAGCGTGCTGGCTTTTCAGAGCACAATCTTTGGGTCACACCTTACGACCCCAATGAGCGCTATGTCTCTGGCGTGTATCTGATGGGGAGCAAGGGCGAAGACGGACTGACGGAGTGGGTCAAGAAGAACCGCAATATCATGAACACCGATATTGTCGCCTGGTACACCGTGGGCTTCCACCATGTACCGCGACCGGAAGATTGGCCGCAGATGCCCACGATGTGGCATACCTTTTCTCTGCGACCGTTTCAGTTCCTGCCTAAGAATCCAACGATGGATCTCCCCTTGGTCCCGTAG
- a CDS encoding TonB-dependent receptor codes for MSLVLLVAVAPGVYAQSTYGTILGTVHDSSGASVPGAKVILLNTGTAAQRVVASDASGNFTFSNIDVGTYSITITAAGFEKYVSPGVSLTARESRRLDPMLQLGAENQTVTVVAQAQNVITTEVSNLAETKVGEELVSLPVAIYSRSTGSTSPISTLTTEAGVQTDDSGNLSVMGTTPALLSVTVDGISSVGVEYSGPINEMFPSFNSIEEIRVSESNNNAEFSGVADITTISKAGTNKYHGGVFENIENTVFNAGDPFTGETPKIVMNDFGGTLGGPMTIPHLYQGKDRTFFFISYEGLRLPRETPIVASVPTLAMRGNGTGFADLTSYLQGQGITNIYQPDGITPVDPSRVPINPISANMLKYLMPAPNYGSADSYVNNFRENFPSPISTNQGDVRLDHTISQKQSVFARFSYKNRQVTSAPDTTCTYSFCQSAGSPLQGAYNIPEIDEGLTFAHNYVFTPKLLNEFRGGFNAQHTSTNQSYSTSQLLQQTGLSVPQPNLDWAEAPQLIINGFMATGGGNPTVQRSQIVQLLDNVTWTKGHHTFKFGGDWKRLTDFDTNVFGNYSSGWYVFDGSSDVGANIGEPYTSFLQGFPDYTEAATINKSEMDGVGYSYAVFAQDDWKVTSNLTLNLGLRWELHPPLKEIQYNTAFFLPDYSGAGTDGSPVTGAVVVPNAKAIGFESNDFINAIAPTPTLTAKQAGLPETLRYTDKHDWGPRLGFAWRPYGNDKTVVRGGWGRFIETPLGFSLVSGWAVSASYVGVFNQDFQADGVTPQLSFSNPFPPQTPGSATGTAGFYYAFPIHYKDPSVQQWNLTVEQDLGHGIGMRLSYTANHGTNLETMVDLNQVPANTTGYYNNESSASSNECITDGGLTVADHRPYPCWSVIQSVENLAESNYNSGTVEVSRHSGKGLTFNASYVFTRDISDAAGATPAGFVSSGGNFLTDRFHPGLDYGNVAYDRRHRFLATYLYDLPFGKGQRWLSTGSALNAMVGDWHLGGVTVLQSGPFLTPYQATSDPAGTNILTTVGQTHADIVPGQSLYATHRNINQWLNPNAYAIPAANRGYFGTASVGSVVGPGTDVFSLSLRKDLAIGERARFEFSAEAANVFNHRNYEPPNMQLDSGAFGAIPELQTAEGAGPRNLQLTGRITF; via the coding sequence GTGTCGCTAGTGTTACTGGTTGCAGTGGCGCCCGGAGTTTATGCCCAGTCAACTTATGGAACAATTCTCGGAACCGTGCATGACTCTTCGGGTGCGTCTGTGCCGGGAGCAAAAGTAATTTTGCTCAATACCGGCACCGCTGCCCAGCGTGTTGTGGCGAGCGATGCGAGTGGCAACTTCACGTTCAGCAATATCGACGTTGGAACTTACAGCATCACGATTACGGCTGCGGGTTTCGAAAAATATGTATCGCCTGGAGTTTCGCTGACTGCGCGTGAGTCACGACGTCTTGATCCTATGCTGCAGCTCGGTGCTGAAAATCAGACCGTAACAGTGGTCGCACAGGCTCAGAATGTCATTACTACAGAAGTATCCAACCTGGCCGAAACTAAAGTTGGCGAGGAGTTGGTCAGCCTTCCAGTAGCTATTTACTCGCGCTCTACCGGATCAACCAGCCCTATTTCAACTTTGACTACAGAGGCCGGCGTTCAAACGGATGATAGCGGCAATCTCTCAGTTATGGGCACAACGCCAGCGCTACTGAGTGTCACTGTAGATGGCATCAGCAGTGTAGGCGTTGAATACTCTGGCCCGATCAACGAAATGTTTCCTTCGTTCAATTCCATCGAAGAAATTCGGGTGAGTGAGTCCAACAATAATGCTGAATTTTCAGGTGTCGCCGATATTACGACCATTTCCAAGGCGGGCACCAACAAGTATCACGGCGGAGTCTTTGAAAATATCGAGAACACTGTCTTTAACGCCGGAGACCCTTTCACTGGAGAGACGCCGAAGATCGTGATGAACGATTTTGGTGGAACACTCGGTGGGCCGATGACTATTCCTCACCTCTACCAAGGGAAGGATCGTACGTTCTTTTTCATAAGTTATGAAGGGCTGCGTCTTCCTCGTGAGACGCCAATCGTTGCCAGTGTTCCAACGCTTGCCATGCGCGGTAATGGAACAGGATTCGCCGATCTGACCAGCTATCTGCAAGGGCAGGGAATCACCAATATCTATCAGCCAGACGGGATTACTCCGGTCGATCCAAGTCGCGTTCCCATCAATCCAATCTCAGCTAATATGCTGAAATACCTGATGCCAGCGCCGAATTACGGGTCGGCCGATTCTTACGTGAATAACTTCCGCGAAAACTTTCCATCGCCTATTTCCACGAATCAGGGAGACGTTCGGCTGGACCATACGATCTCGCAGAAGCAGTCGGTCTTCGCACGATTCTCTTATAAAAATCGCCAGGTTACGTCCGCTCCTGACACGACCTGTACATACAGTTTCTGCCAATCAGCGGGTAGTCCTTTGCAGGGCGCGTACAACATTCCTGAGATTGATGAGGGCTTGACCTTCGCGCATAACTACGTTTTTACGCCAAAGTTGCTGAACGAGTTTCGTGGCGGATTCAATGCGCAGCATACTTCAACAAATCAGAGCTACAGCACCAGCCAACTACTGCAGCAGACCGGATTGTCTGTACCCCAGCCAAATCTCGATTGGGCTGAAGCGCCGCAACTGATCATCAACGGATTCATGGCTACCGGTGGCGGCAACCCCACTGTGCAACGCAGCCAGATTGTGCAGTTGCTCGATAATGTGACGTGGACTAAAGGGCATCATACCTTCAAGTTTGGGGGAGATTGGAAGCGGCTGACCGACTTCGACACCAACGTTTTCGGTAACTACAGCAGCGGCTGGTATGTCTTCGACGGTTCTTCCGATGTGGGCGCCAATATTGGCGAACCCTATACATCCTTTCTTCAAGGCTTTCCGGATTATACGGAGGCGGCCACAATCAATAAGTCGGAGATGGATGGTGTGGGATATTCGTATGCCGTCTTTGCACAGGACGATTGGAAAGTGACTTCGAACCTCACGCTGAATCTTGGTCTGCGCTGGGAACTTCATCCGCCATTGAAGGAAATCCAATACAACACCGCCTTCTTTCTGCCGGACTATTCTGGCGCTGGTACAGACGGTTCTCCTGTGACAGGCGCAGTTGTAGTCCCTAACGCTAAGGCCATTGGCTTTGAGTCGAACGATTTTATCAACGCCATTGCGCCTACGCCAACATTAACAGCGAAGCAGGCTGGCCTTCCTGAAACGTTGCGTTATACGGACAAGCATGACTGGGGCCCTCGTCTTGGCTTCGCATGGCGTCCATACGGCAATGACAAGACGGTTGTCCGGGGTGGGTGGGGTAGATTTATCGAGACGCCTCTGGGTTTCTCACTTGTTTCAGGATGGGCTGTTTCGGCCAGTTATGTCGGTGTCTTCAACCAGGATTTTCAAGCGGACGGTGTAACTCCGCAGCTATCTTTCAGTAATCCATTTCCTCCGCAGACTCCTGGCAGCGCTACTGGAACCGCTGGTTTCTACTATGCTTTTCCGATTCACTACAAAGATCCTTCCGTACAGCAATGGAACCTCACGGTGGAGCAGGACCTGGGTCATGGAATAGGCATGAGGCTTTCATATACGGCCAACCACGGCACGAATCTTGAGACGATGGTGGATCTGAATCAGGTTCCAGCAAATACAACTGGTTATTACAATAATGAGTCGTCAGCAAGCTCAAATGAATGCATCACCGATGGCGGGTTGACCGTTGCGGATCATCGTCCCTATCCATGTTGGAGCGTTATTCAAAGCGTGGAAAATCTCGCCGAGAGCAACTACAACAGCGGAACAGTGGAGGTGTCGCGGCACAGCGGTAAGGGGCTGACCTTCAATGCCAGCTATGTTTTTACTCGTGATATCTCCGATGCCGCGGGAGCTACACCTGCTGGCTTCGTTAGTTCAGGTGGTAACTTCCTTACGGATCGCTTCCATCCCGGTCTCGATTACGGCAACGTAGCTTACGATCGCAGACATCGCTTCCTTGCCACTTATCTCTATGATCTTCCCTTTGGCAAAGGGCAGCGTTGGCTAAGTACCGGTTCGGCATTGAATGCGATGGTAGGAGATTGGCACTTAGGCGGTGTCACCGTGCTTCAGAGTGGGCCATTCCTCACTCCATATCAGGCCACGAGCGACCCTGCGGGAACGAACATCCTCACTACTGTGGGCCAGACTCATGCTGATATCGTGCCTGGTCAATCCCTTTATGCCACGCACCGCAACATCAATCAGTGGCTGAATCCCAACGCTTATGCGATACCCGCGGCCAATCGTGGCTACTTCGGTACAGCTTCTGTCGGCAGTGTGGTGGGGCCAGGCACAGATGTCTTTTCGCTTTCGCTGCGCAAGGATCTGGCGATTGGGGAGCGCGCAAGATTCGAGTTCTCCGCTGAAGCTGCCAACGTATTCAATCACCGTAACTATGAGCCGCCCAATATGCAGTTGGATTCCGGAGCATTCGGTGCAATCCCTGAATTGCAGACAGCAGAAGGTGCAGGTCCACGCAATCTACAACTCACAGGACGTATTACATTCTGA
- a CDS encoding CRTAC1 family protein, with product MLSASGSYIALGLLACTLLPSAMLCQGGSSAPGSTGQSTSKSTEGSPHPIQLDSHQRPITAGGFVSSGPVVFEDASEKAGLTHWTHRMGDTDKKFILETNGSGVGLIDYDNDGWLDIYFVSGSTFKALDGKEEPPHAALFHNNHDGTFTDVAEKAGVTNGRWGFGVAIADYDNDGWPDIFVANYGKNRLYHNNHNGTFTDVAEKAGVTLGNWSAGATWGDYDGDGRLDLFVSGYVHFDRDNLPVGGTNGVSFAFCSFRGEPVNCGPHGLKGEPDHLFHNNGDGTFTDVSLKAGVADEPGYYGLSAVFVDINNDGKPDLLVGNDSTPNYLYLNKGDGTFEDVSYASGYALNEAGRETASMGIAVGDYENNGQLDIYNTTFSDDYKPLYHNEGDANFTDISYQLGIAEVSVPFLGWGDAFIDYDNDGWKDLLAVNGHVYPQVDQHPWGTTWAQRPLLFHNIAGKKFETMPAVEGTGLAVVMAARGMAVGDLFNDGKLDAVVNVEDHHPVLLRNVNPDHNHWLELKLIGSGKTATKAESPRDAIGATAYVTANNVRQRADVISGGSYISSNDQRPHFGLGAATSVEAIEVHWPSGKVEKFTTSGVDRIVTLTEGSGQ from the coding sequence ATGCTTTCGGCTTCCGGTTCTTACATTGCATTGGGTCTTCTGGCCTGCACCTTATTGCCTTCCGCCATGCTCTGCCAAGGCGGCAGTAGCGCGCCTGGATCAACAGGACAGAGCACCAGCAAATCGACGGAGGGCTCTCCGCACCCCATTCAACTTGACAGCCATCAACGCCCAATCACCGCTGGCGGCTTCGTTTCAAGTGGCCCTGTCGTTTTCGAGGACGCTTCAGAAAAAGCCGGCCTTACGCACTGGACCCACCGCATGGGCGATACGGATAAGAAATTTATTCTGGAAACGAATGGCTCCGGCGTAGGCCTGATTGACTACGACAATGATGGATGGCTGGATATCTATTTCGTGAGCGGCTCTACATTCAAGGCGCTCGATGGCAAGGAAGAACCGCCCCACGCTGCGCTGTTTCATAACAATCATGATGGGACTTTTACAGACGTCGCAGAAAAGGCTGGCGTGACGAATGGCCGGTGGGGATTTGGAGTGGCTATCGCGGATTACGACAATGATGGCTGGCCTGATATTTTCGTGGCCAACTATGGCAAGAACCGCCTCTATCACAACAACCACAATGGGACTTTTACAGACGTCGCAGAAAAGGCCGGAGTTACTCTTGGCAACTGGTCTGCTGGAGCAACCTGGGGAGACTATGACGGGGATGGCCGCCTGGATCTTTTCGTCTCAGGCTATGTTCATTTCGATCGTGACAATCTGCCTGTTGGCGGTACCAACGGTGTTTCGTTTGCCTTCTGCTCCTTTCGCGGCGAGCCTGTGAACTGCGGCCCACACGGATTGAAAGGCGAGCCAGACCATCTTTTCCATAACAATGGAGACGGCACGTTTACCGATGTTAGCCTCAAAGCCGGAGTGGCGGATGAGCCTGGATACTACGGGCTGAGCGCCGTCTTTGTCGACATTAATAACGATGGAAAACCGGACCTGCTGGTCGGCAACGACTCAACGCCAAACTATCTTTACCTGAATAAAGGAGATGGCACATTTGAAGATGTTAGTTATGCCTCTGGCTATGCACTGAACGAAGCGGGACGCGAAACCGCATCGATGGGCATCGCCGTGGGTGACTACGAAAACAATGGCCAGTTGGACATCTATAACACTACCTTTTCTGATGACTATAAGCCGCTCTATCACAATGAGGGCGATGCCAACTTTACTGACATCAGTTATCAGCTTGGAATCGCCGAAGTCTCAGTTCCCTTCCTCGGTTGGGGCGATGCATTTATCGACTATGACAATGATGGCTGGAAGGATCTGCTGGCCGTCAATGGCCACGTCTATCCGCAGGTAGATCAGCATCCGTGGGGAACAACATGGGCACAGCGCCCACTGCTTTTTCACAACATTGCCGGGAAAAAATTCGAGACCATGCCTGCAGTTGAAGGAACGGGTCTGGCAGTCGTGATGGCTGCACGAGGCATGGCTGTCGGCGATCTCTTCAACGACGGCAAGCTGGACGCAGTTGTCAACGTCGAAGATCATCATCCCGTACTGCTGCGCAATGTTAACCCTGACCACAACCACTGGCTGGAGTTGAAACTCATCGGCAGTGGCAAGACTGCGACAAAGGCTGAAAGTCCTCGTGACGCTATCGGCGCCACAGCGTATGTGACTGCGAATAACGTGCGGCAACGAGCAGATGTAATCAGCGGAGGAAGCTATATTTCATCGAACGACCAACGTCCGCACTTCGGCCTTGGTGCCGCAACCTCTGTTGAAGCAATCGAAGTTCACTGGCCCAGCGGCAAGGTGGAGAAGTTCACGACATCCGGCGTTGACCGCATCGTGACATTGACTGAAGGCAGCGGGCAATAG
- a CDS encoding response regulator, whose translation MNSNPIRILVVEDHHVVRQGLIALLSVVDGVEVVGEAADGIEAMKEFDAKHPDVTLIDLRLPKMSGVDVIQRVRANHAHARFIVLTTFDGDEDIYRALQAGARAYLLKGMTVEVLISTIRSVHAGKSCIPPVIAQKLAERMSTEQLTHREQDVLEQIVRGKSNKEIGVELDISEATVKTHINSLLGKLGVTDRTQAATAAIQRGLVQLESLGDIRL comes from the coding sequence GTGAATAGTAATCCGATTCGTATTCTCGTAGTGGAAGACCATCACGTCGTCCGCCAGGGGCTTATAGCATTGCTCAGCGTTGTCGATGGAGTTGAAGTCGTTGGCGAAGCCGCAGACGGCATAGAGGCCATGAAGGAGTTTGACGCGAAGCATCCGGACGTTACACTGATTGATCTTCGCCTGCCGAAGATGAGTGGCGTTGATGTGATCCAGCGCGTACGAGCGAATCATGCACACGCACGCTTCATCGTACTCACCACGTTCGATGGAGATGAAGATATCTATCGTGCGCTACAAGCCGGAGCACGCGCATATCTTCTGAAAGGTATGACTGTAGAAGTGCTGATCTCCACCATTCGATCCGTTCACGCAGGCAAGTCGTGCATACCGCCAGTGATCGCGCAGAAGCTCGCCGAGCGCATGAGCACGGAACAGCTTACACATCGTGAACAGGATGTACTGGAGCAGATTGTTCGCGGTAAAAGTAACAAGGAGATTGGCGTAGAACTGGATATCTCAGAGGCGACGGTGAAGACTCACATCAACAGCCTGCTGGGCAAACTCGGCGTTACCGATCGAACGCAGGCTGCAACAGCGGCAATCCAGCGTGGTCTCGTACAGCTTGAGTCGCTGGGAGATATTCGTTTATGA